A stretch of the Pseudomonas sp. ACM7 genome encodes the following:
- a CDS encoding betaine/proline/choline family ABC transporter ATP-binding protein (Members of the family are the ATP-binding subunit of ABC transporters for substrates such as betaine, L-proline or other amino acids, choline, carnitine, etc. The substrate specificity is best determined from the substrate-binding subunit, rather than this subunit, as it interacts with the permease subunit and not with substrate directly.), with translation MIELQNLSKTFQSNGKDVKAVDSVSLTVNEGEICVFLGPSGCGKSTTLKMINRLIKPTSGKILINGEDTTDLDAVTLRRNIGYVIQQIGLFPNMTIEENITIVPRLLGWDKQKCHDRARELMSMIKLEPKQYLNRYPRELSGGQQQRIGVIRALAADAPLLLMDEPFGAVDPINREMIQNEFFEMQRALNKTVIMVSHDIDEAIKLGDKIAIFRAGKLLQIDHPDTLLAHPADDFVSNFVGQDSTLKRLLLVKAEDAADNAPSVSPETPVAEALELMDELDRRYVVVTCADNKALGYVRRRDLHRQTGTCAQYLREFNATAAFDEHLRILLSRMYEFNRSWLPVMDAERVFLGEVTQESIAEYLSSGKSRGGKTSIVSPAETAVA, from the coding sequence ATGATCGAACTTCAAAACCTCAGCAAGACCTTCCAAAGCAACGGCAAAGATGTGAAAGCCGTGGACTCGGTAAGCCTGACCGTCAATGAAGGCGAGATCTGTGTGTTCCTCGGGCCATCGGGTTGCGGCAAAAGCACCACGCTGAAAATGATCAATCGCCTGATCAAGCCGACCTCCGGCAAGATTCTGATCAACGGCGAAGACACCACTGATCTCGACGCGGTGACCCTGCGTCGCAACATCGGTTATGTGATCCAGCAGATCGGTCTGTTCCCGAACATGACCATCGAGGAAAACATCACCATCGTTCCGCGTCTGCTGGGCTGGGACAAACAGAAATGCCACGACCGCGCCCGCGAGTTGATGAGCATGATCAAGCTGGAACCCAAGCAGTACCTGAATCGCTACCCGCGTGAATTGTCCGGTGGCCAGCAGCAGCGGATCGGCGTGATTCGCGCGCTGGCGGCGGATGCGCCGTTGTTGTTGATGGATGAACCGTTTGGCGCGGTTGACCCGATCAACCGCGAAATGATCCAGAACGAGTTCTTCGAGATGCAGCGCGCGCTGAACAAGACCGTGATCATGGTCAGCCATGACATCGACGAAGCGATCAAGCTCGGCGACAAGATTGCGATCTTCCGCGCCGGCAAGCTGCTGCAGATCGATCATCCGGACACGTTGCTGGCACACCCGGCGGATGATTTCGTCAGCAACTTCGTGGGTCAGGACAGCACGCTCAAGCGTTTGTTGCTGGTGAAAGCCGAGGACGCGGCGGACAACGCACCGTCGGTGAGCCCGGAAACCCCGGTGGCCGAGGCCCTGGAGTTGATGGACGAACTGGACCGTCGTTATGTCGTGGTGACTTGCGCCGACAACAAGGCGCTGGGTTACGTACGACGTCGCGACCTGCACCGTCAGACCGGCACCTGCGCGCAATACCTGCGCGAGTTCAACGCCACGGCGGCGTTTGACGAGCATTTGCGCATCCTGCTGTCGCGCATGTACGAGTTCAACCGCTCGTGGCTGCCGGTGATGGATGCCGAGCGGGTGTTCCTCGGGGAAGTGACCCAGGAATCGATTGCCGAGTACTTGAGCTCCGGCAAGTCCCGTGGTGGCAAGACCAGCATTGTGTCGCCGGCTGAGACTGCGGTGGCCTGA
- a CDS encoding type III PLP-dependent enzyme yields the protein MSINVEDYFARDTFNKMKAFADKQETPFVVIDTAMISQAYDDLRAGFEFAKVYYAVKANPAVEIIDLLKEKGSNFDIASIYELDKVMNQGVGPDRISYGNTIKKSKDIRYFYEKGVRLYATDSEADLRNIAKAAPGSKVYVRILTEGSTTADWPLSRKFGCQTDMAMDLLILARDLGLVPYGISFHVGSQQRDISVWDAAIAKVKVIFERLKEEDGIHLKLINMGGGFPANYITRTNSLETYAEEIIRFLKEDFGDELPEIILEPGRSLIANAGILVSEVVLVARKSRTAVERWVYTDVGKFSGLIETMDEAIKFPIWTEKKGEMEEVVIAGPTCDSADIMYENYKYGLPLNLAIGDRLYWLSTGAYTTSYSAVEFNGFPPLKSFYV from the coding sequence ATGTCGATCAACGTCGAAGACTATTTCGCGCGCGATACCTTCAACAAGATGAAGGCCTTCGCCGACAAACAAGAAACCCCGTTCGTGGTGATCGACACCGCGATGATCAGCCAGGCCTATGACGACCTGCGCGCCGGTTTCGAATTCGCCAAGGTCTACTACGCGGTCAAGGCCAACCCGGCCGTCGAAATCATCGACCTGCTCAAAGAGAAAGGCTCGAACTTCGACATCGCTTCGATCTACGAGCTCGACAAAGTGATGAACCAGGGCGTCGGCCCGGATCGCATCAGCTACGGCAACACCATCAAGAAATCCAAAGACATTCGCTACTTCTACGAGAAGGGCGTGCGTCTGTATGCCACCGACTCCGAAGCCGACCTGCGCAACATCGCCAAGGCTGCACCGGGTTCGAAAGTCTACGTGCGCATCCTCACCGAAGGCTCGACCACCGCTGACTGGCCTTTGTCGCGTAAATTCGGCTGCCAGACCGACATGGCCATGGACCTGCTGATCCTCGCTCGCGACCTGGGCCTGGTGCCTTACGGCATCTCGTTCCACGTCGGCTCGCAACAGCGCGACATCAGCGTCTGGGACGCGGCGATCGCCAAGGTCAAAGTGATCTTCGAACGCCTGAAAGAAGAAGACGGCATTCACCTGAAGCTGATCAACATGGGCGGCGGCTTCCCGGCCAACTACATCACCCGCACCAACAGCCTGGAAACCTACGCTGAAGAAATCATCCGTTTCCTCAAGGAAGACTTCGGTGACGAACTGCCGGAAATCATCCTGGAACCGGGTCGTTCGCTGATCGCCAACGCCGGCATCCTGGTCAGTGAAGTGGTGCTGGTCGCCCGTAAATCCCGTACCGCTGTAGAGCGATGGGTGTACACGGATGTGGGCAAGTTCTCCGGCCTGATCGAAACCATGGACGAAGCCATCAAGTTCCCGATCTGGACCGAGAAGAAAGGCGAGATGGAAGAAGTGGTCATCGCCGGCCCGACCTGCGACAGCGCCGACATCATGTACGAAAACTACAAGTACGGTTTGCCGCTGAACCTGGCGATTGGTGATCGTTTGTACTGGTTGTCGACCGGTGCTTACACCACCAGCTATAGCGCGGTTGAGTTCAATGGCTTCCCGCCGCTGAAGTCGTTTTACGTGTAA
- a CDS encoding alpha-xenorhabdolysin family binary toxin subunit A translates to MTRRVRAELDSFGTDMRAEVLPEIKLRLEFVSKNTYQADIQVLQAEIDQRSKEIDELNKQYDQLVQEAIKSAATLNIGGLILGIYQGVKAEKIRSERNKLKEGQQAANQKMASKSQTLNSLNKVRDDLQNLSYVAIEAEVATQNLMLVWNALATYINASVQEVDKLEEATSLRRFKNQILSIIDPWEQIKVSSDQLLAVFAEADKEYENNRLTFRSRVQMFSLFNNSDNSVFNMANLRGHDAAVQGTNTTAQMLVEQYDYLPGTVRTMNSLAMTINKTTSDLRSQAQTNSIKLERAEKKLKAYQAELEYPDDVDEVREDMEAELKIVFNAMSAQTEDLKSFHASISSPYDRTASEKWVVSLQQDRAFAEELKTKSEEKLAELTAQMKSVSEAIDLIGKAGVEKIGKEAQLSLENLKALGMAPPQIQVALLAVDTIKKLISGIGEAISYLNMLAAYNRLKDKAGDLRVQSQKHTKDIAQIDGKIELVKTLDKLDDGRWEYVNEFSNLVADVEKFSREFKQDKSLPVELRADTAIARISDVVKYMKTIQQS, encoded by the coding sequence ATGACAAGGCGGGTTAGAGCCGAACTGGATAGCTTTGGCACTGATATGCGCGCGGAAGTGTTGCCGGAAATAAAGTTGCGATTAGAGTTTGTTTCCAAAAATACTTATCAGGCTGATATTCAGGTCCTGCAAGCTGAAATTGACCAACGCTCGAAAGAGATTGATGAGCTCAATAAGCAATATGACCAACTGGTACAGGAAGCGATCAAGTCGGCAGCGACCCTCAATATTGGCGGGTTGATTCTCGGCATCTATCAGGGTGTCAAGGCTGAAAAGATACGCAGTGAACGAAATAAACTGAAGGAAGGGCAACAAGCAGCTAATCAAAAAATGGCCAGTAAAAGCCAGACACTGAACTCCTTGAACAAGGTGCGGGATGACCTTCAGAATCTGAGCTACGTTGCGATCGAGGCTGAAGTCGCGACTCAAAATCTTATGCTGGTATGGAATGCGTTGGCTACTTATATCAATGCATCTGTCCAAGAGGTCGATAAGCTGGAGGAGGCAACTTCTTTGCGGCGATTTAAAAATCAGATACTCAGTATCATTGATCCTTGGGAGCAGATAAAAGTAAGTTCTGATCAATTGCTGGCTGTGTTCGCAGAGGCAGATAAGGAATATGAGAATAATCGTTTGACTTTCAGGAGTAGGGTCCAGATGTTTTCGCTATTTAATAATTCGGATAATTCAGTTTTCAATATGGCGAACTTGCGTGGCCATGACGCCGCGGTGCAAGGAACGAACACCACTGCACAAATGCTCGTCGAACAATACGATTACTTGCCTGGTACTGTCAGAACAATGAATAGTCTGGCGATGACTATCAATAAGACAACGTCTGATCTGCGCAGTCAGGCGCAGACAAACAGTATCAAATTGGAACGTGCGGAGAAAAAACTGAAAGCCTATCAGGCAGAGCTTGAGTATCCGGACGATGTGGACGAGGTTCGTGAGGATATGGAGGCGGAACTCAAAATTGTATTCAATGCAATGTCCGCACAAACTGAAGATTTAAAAAGTTTTCATGCAAGTATCAGCTCTCCCTATGACAGAACTGCCTCGGAAAAATGGGTTGTTTCGCTGCAGCAGGATCGGGCATTCGCTGAAGAGCTAAAAACCAAATCCGAAGAAAAATTGGCGGAGCTGACAGCGCAGATGAAGTCCGTGTCCGAGGCGATTGACTTGATCGGGAAAGCAGGAGTCGAAAAAATTGGTAAAGAGGCGCAGCTATCACTGGAAAATCTAAAAGCACTGGGTATGGCGCCGCCACAGATTCAAGTCGCATTGTTGGCCGTTGATACGATTAAAAAATTGATCTCTGGTATTGGCGAGGCCATTTCGTATCTCAACATGCTGGCGGCGTACAACAGGCTCAAGGATAAAGCGGGCGATCTGAGAGTGCAGTCGCAAAAACACACTAAAGATATCGCCCAGATTGATGGGAAGATTGAATTGGTAAAGACGCTGGACAAGCTGGACGATGGGCGCTGGGAATACGTGAATGAATTTTCGAATCTGGTTGCCGACGTTGAAAAGTTCTCTCGCGAATTCAAGCAAGATAAGTCGCTGCCCGTCGAGTTGCGAGCGGATACCGCAATTGCCCGGATCTCAGACGTTGTTAAATACATGAAGACTATTCAGCAGTCATAA
- a CDS encoding tetratricopeptide repeat protein: MSYRLRREEVLDGDRLKSMLDESPARAAQAILIAAREGVLDAQALLGQILLDGQGIEQDQPLALRWFGIAAQGGHLMARNMLGRCHEHGWGCVADAAVAVVHYRQAADTGLDWAMYNYANLLATGRGVIEDQLQALNLYRQAAALGHAKSMNLLGRYLEDGKVCLADPLAARQWYQRSAEGGDFRGQFSYAAVLADEGRVYEALGWLRKALVGGNVNFLRVSSESLLDAHHPQIREMADAYRQRLSQLAGL; encoded by the coding sequence ATGAGTTATCGACTGCGCCGCGAGGAAGTCCTCGATGGTGATCGTCTCAAATCCATGCTCGACGAAAGCCCGGCGCGCGCGGCACAGGCGATTCTGATCGCTGCCCGCGAAGGCGTGCTCGATGCTCAGGCCTTGCTCGGGCAGATTCTGCTGGACGGGCAGGGTATCGAGCAGGATCAGCCGCTGGCCTTGCGTTGGTTCGGGATCGCTGCTCAGGGTGGACACCTGATGGCGCGCAACATGCTCGGTCGTTGTCATGAGCATGGCTGGGGATGCGTTGCCGACGCCGCCGTTGCCGTTGTTCATTACCGCCAGGCCGCCGATACCGGACTGGATTGGGCGATGTACAACTACGCCAACCTGCTGGCCACCGGGCGCGGGGTGATCGAGGATCAGTTGCAAGCGCTGAACCTGTATCGCCAGGCGGCCGCGTTGGGCCATGCGAAGTCGATGAACCTGCTGGGGCGTTATCTGGAAGATGGCAAGGTTTGCCTCGCTGATCCACTCGCGGCACGGCAGTGGTATCAGCGATCTGCCGAAGGTGGGGATTTTCGGGGGCAGTTCAGTTACGCGGCGGTGCTGGCCGATGAGGGGCGAGTCTATGAAGCACTTGGCTGGTTGCGCAAGGCGCTGGTCGGGGGGAATGTGAATTTCTTGCGGGTGAGCAGTGAGTCATTACTAGACGCACATCATCCGCAAATTCGTGAGATGGCTGATGCTTACCGGCAGCGATTGTCCCAGCTGGCCGGCCTGTAA